In the genome of Takifugu rubripes chromosome 18, fTakRub1.2, whole genome shotgun sequence, one region contains:
- the nrf1 gene encoding nuclear respiratory factor 1 isoform X2: MDEHVVHQTESMTTIEVHVATFTDASMMSAEEDSTSSPDDDPYDDTDILNSAGTDEVTAHLAAAGPVGMAAAAAVATGKKRKRPHIFESNPSIRKRQQTRLLRKLRATLDEYTTRVGQQAIVLCISPSKPNPVFKVFGAAPLENVVRKYKGMMLEDLENALAEHAPPGGELASELPPLTIDGIPVSVDKMTQAQLRAFIPEMLKYSTGRGKPGWGKESCKPLWWPEDIPWANVRSDVRTEEQKQRVSWTQALRTIVKNCYKQHGREDLLYAFEDQVTTTTTTQHHLTAAQSIAHLVPSQTVVQTINNPDGTVSLIQVGTGHTVAKLADASELPGVTVAQVNYSTVTDGEVEQSWALQGGEMTIQTTQASEATQAVASLAEAAVAASQEIQPGATVTMALNSEAAAHAVATLAEATLQGGGQIFLAETAAAVGALAGAQDGTGLVQIPVSMYQTVVTSLAQGNRPVQVAMAPVATRIDSTVTLDGQAVEVVTLEQ; the protein is encoded by the exons ATGGACGAACACGTTGTTCATCAGACGGAGAGCATGACCACAATTGAG GTCCACGTGGCGACCTTCACTGACGCGTCTATGATGAGCGCCGAGGAAGATTCGACGTCCTCCCCTGACGACGACCCTTATGATGACACGGATATTCTCAATTCAGCTGGCACCGATGAGGTCACTGCTCATTTGGCTGCTGCGG GACCAGTCGGtatggcagcagctgctgccgtggcaactggtaagaaaagaaagaggcctCACATCTTTGAATCCAACCCCTCCATCCGCAAAAGGCAGCAGACCCGTCTCCTCAG GAAACTACGAGCCACCCTGGACGAATACACCACCAGAGTGGGCCAGCAAGCCATCGTGCTGTGCATCTCTCCCTCCAAACCCAACCCTGTGTTTAAGGTGTTtggtgctgctcctctggaGAACGTG GTGAGGAAGTACAAAGGCATGATGTTAGAGGATCTGGAGAACGCTCTCGCCGAACACGCCCCCCCTGGCGGCGAGCTGGCCTCAGAGCTGCCCCCTCTCACCATCGACGGCATCCCAGTTTCTGTCGACAAGATGACCCAG GCCCAGCTGCGAGCGTTCATCCCAGAGATGCTGAAGTACTCAACGGGCCGAGGAAAGCCTGGCTGGGGCAAGGAGAGCTGCAAGCCCCTGTGGTGGCCCGAGGACATCCCTTGGGCCAACGTCCGGAGTGACGTCcgcacagaggagcagaaacagagg GTGTCCTGGACGCAGGCGCTCCGCACCATTGTCAAAAACTGCTACAAGCAGCACGGTCGCGAGGACCTCCTGTACGCTTTCGAAGATCAGgtaaccaccaccaccaccacccagcaCCACCTGACCGCCGCCCAAAGTATCGCTCACCTCGTGCCCTCGCAGACCGTGGTACAGACCATCAACAACCCCGACGGAACGGTCTCGCTTATCCAG GTTGGCACGGGACACACGGTCGCCAAACTGGCAGACGCGTCAGAGCTGCCCGGTGTGACGGTGGCGCAGGTCAATTACTCCACTGTGACTGACGGAGAG GTGGAGCAGAGTTGGGCTCTCCAAGGCGGCGAGATGACAATCCAAACCACTCAGGCCTCAGAGGCCACGCAGGCTGTGGCCTCCCTGGCCGAGGCTGCCGTCGCGGCGAGCCAGGAGATTCAGCCTGGAGCCACAGTCACGATGGCTCTGAACAG CGAGGCAGCGGCACACGCCGTGGCCACATTGGCGGAGGCCACTCTTCAAGGAGGGGGGCAAATCTTCCTGGCGGAGACGGCAGCTGCTGTAGGGGCACTAGCTGGGGCTCAAGATGGCACAG GTTTGGTCCAGATCCCAGTCAGCATGTACCAAACTGTCGTGACCAGCCTGGCTCAGGGCAACCGGCCCGTCCAGGTCGCCATGGCGCCCGTCGCCACACGCATCGACAGCACCGTTACATTGGACGGCCAAGCGGTGGAGGTTGTGACCCTGGAGCAGTGA
- the nrf1 gene encoding nuclear respiratory factor 1 isoform X1 translates to MDEHVVHQTESMTTIEASAVSQQVHVATFTDASMMSAEEDSTSSPDDDPYDDTDILNSAGTDEVTAHLAAAGPVGMAAAAAVATGKKRKRPHIFESNPSIRKRQQTRLLRKLRATLDEYTTRVGQQAIVLCISPSKPNPVFKVFGAAPLENVVRKYKGMMLEDLENALAEHAPPGGELASELPPLTIDGIPVSVDKMTQAQLRAFIPEMLKYSTGRGKPGWGKESCKPLWWPEDIPWANVRSDVRTEEQKQRVSWTQALRTIVKNCYKQHGREDLLYAFEDQVTTTTTTQHHLTAAQSIAHLVPSQTVVQTINNPDGTVSLIQVGTGHTVAKLADASELPGVTVAQVNYSTVTDGEVEQSWALQGGEMTIQTTQASEATQAVASLAEAAVAASQEIQPGATVTMALNSEAAAHAVATLAEATLQGGGQIFLAETAAAVGALAGAQDGTGLVQIPVSMYQTVVTSLAQGNRPVQVAMAPVATRIDSTVTLDGQAVEVVTLEQ, encoded by the exons ATGGACGAACACGTTGTTCATCAGACGGAGAGCATGACCACAATTGAGGCCAGTGCCGTcagccagcag GTCCACGTGGCGACCTTCACTGACGCGTCTATGATGAGCGCCGAGGAAGATTCGACGTCCTCCCCTGACGACGACCCTTATGATGACACGGATATTCTCAATTCAGCTGGCACCGATGAGGTCACTGCTCATTTGGCTGCTGCGG GACCAGTCGGtatggcagcagctgctgccgtggcaactggtaagaaaagaaagaggcctCACATCTTTGAATCCAACCCCTCCATCCGCAAAAGGCAGCAGACCCGTCTCCTCAG GAAACTACGAGCCACCCTGGACGAATACACCACCAGAGTGGGCCAGCAAGCCATCGTGCTGTGCATCTCTCCCTCCAAACCCAACCCTGTGTTTAAGGTGTTtggtgctgctcctctggaGAACGTG GTGAGGAAGTACAAAGGCATGATGTTAGAGGATCTGGAGAACGCTCTCGCCGAACACGCCCCCCCTGGCGGCGAGCTGGCCTCAGAGCTGCCCCCTCTCACCATCGACGGCATCCCAGTTTCTGTCGACAAGATGACCCAG GCCCAGCTGCGAGCGTTCATCCCAGAGATGCTGAAGTACTCAACGGGCCGAGGAAAGCCTGGCTGGGGCAAGGAGAGCTGCAAGCCCCTGTGGTGGCCCGAGGACATCCCTTGGGCCAACGTCCGGAGTGACGTCcgcacagaggagcagaaacagagg GTGTCCTGGACGCAGGCGCTCCGCACCATTGTCAAAAACTGCTACAAGCAGCACGGTCGCGAGGACCTCCTGTACGCTTTCGAAGATCAGgtaaccaccaccaccaccacccagcaCCACCTGACCGCCGCCCAAAGTATCGCTCACCTCGTGCCCTCGCAGACCGTGGTACAGACCATCAACAACCCCGACGGAACGGTCTCGCTTATCCAG GTTGGCACGGGACACACGGTCGCCAAACTGGCAGACGCGTCAGAGCTGCCCGGTGTGACGGTGGCGCAGGTCAATTACTCCACTGTGACTGACGGAGAG GTGGAGCAGAGTTGGGCTCTCCAAGGCGGCGAGATGACAATCCAAACCACTCAGGCCTCAGAGGCCACGCAGGCTGTGGCCTCCCTGGCCGAGGCTGCCGTCGCGGCGAGCCAGGAGATTCAGCCTGGAGCCACAGTCACGATGGCTCTGAACAG CGAGGCAGCGGCACACGCCGTGGCCACATTGGCGGAGGCCACTCTTCAAGGAGGGGGGCAAATCTTCCTGGCGGAGACGGCAGCTGCTGTAGGGGCACTAGCTGGGGCTCAAGATGGCACAG GTTTGGTCCAGATCCCAGTCAGCATGTACCAAACTGTCGTGACCAGCCTGGCTCAGGGCAACCGGCCCGTCCAGGTCGCCATGGCGCCCGTCGCCACACGCATCGACAGCACCGTTACATTGGACGGCCAAGCGGTGGAGGTTGTGACCCTGGAGCAGTGA